DNA sequence from the Ramlibacter agri genome:
CCGACAAGGAACACTTCGCCGACGGCGGCAGCTTCGACCAGATCTACACCAAGAAGTAAGCCCGTGACAGTTCTCCTGCTGGCGGGCAGCCCGTCCGAATATTCGCGCTCCGCGGCGCTGCTCGACGAGGTCACGGCGCGGCTGCGCGGCCGCGGCCTGGAGATCGAGCGCCTGGCCGTGCGCGACCTGCCCGGCCAGGCGCTGCTGACCGGCGACTTCGACCACCTCGGCATCGTCGCGGCCTCCGGGCAAGTGCAGCGCGCCCAGGCCGTCGTGATCGCCACGCCGGTCTACAAGGCGGCCTACAGCGGCGTGCTCAAGGCCTTCCTGGACCTGCTGCCGCAGACGGCGCTGCAGGACAAGGTGGTGCTGCCGATCGCCACCGGCGGCTCACCCAACCACATGCTCGCGCTGGACTACGCGCTGCGGCCCGTGCTGCAGTCGCTGGCGGCGCGCCACATCCTGCCCGGCGTGTACGCGACGGATTCGCAGGTGACGCTGATCCCGGAAGGCAGCCGCCACGTCGCCGCGGACATCGCGCAAAGGCTGGACGACGGCGTGAACGCGCTGGTGCAGGAGGTGCAGCGCCTGCAGCCCCGGGCCGCGTTCCCCTCCGTGCAATTTTCCGAACTGCGCTACAGCGTCTGAAGGAGCCGGCAGCCATGAGCGGGGATGTTCCAGAACTGCAGACCGCGGCCGGTGCCTCCAACGAGGCCACGCTCGCCGCGCGTGACCGCGACTTCCTGCGGACGGCGGCCGGCGCGCCTGCGGGCGCGGGCCTGTTCACCGGCGAGCAGCTGCGCGCGCTGGCGCACGGCCTGGTGCAGCGCCTGCTGCCCTGGCTGCTGCCGCTGCTGCTGCTGGTGGCCTGGCAGGCCGCATCCTCCTTCGGCTGGCTCTCCACGCGAGTGCTGCCGGCCCCCAGCGAGGTGGTCACGGCGGCGTGGAACCTGGCCGCCTCGGGCGAGCTGTGGACGCACGTGCGCATCAGTGCCGCGCGCGCCTTCCTGGGCCTGGCGATCGGCGGCGGCCTCGGGCTGGCGCTGGGCCTGCTCACCGGCTCGGTGCGCACGGCGGAGACGCTGCTGGACTCCAGCTTCCAGATGCTGCGCAACATCCCGGCGCTGGCGCTGATCCCGCTGGTGATCCTGTGGTTCGGCATCGACGAGACGGCCAAGCTGTTCCTGATCGCCATCTCGGTGTTCTTCCCGATCTACCTCAACACCTTCCACGGCATCCGCAACGTGGACCCGGGGCTGGTCGAGATGGGCCGCACCTACGGCCTTTCGCGCTGGCAGCTGTACCGGCAGGTGATCCTGCCCGGCGCGCTGTCGTCGATCCTCGTGGGCCTGCGCTTCTCGCTGGGCCTGATGTGGGTGATCCTGATCGTCGCGGAAACCATCTCCGCGCAGTCCGGCATCGGCTACCTCACGATGAACGCCCGCGAGTTCCTGCAGACCGACGTCGTGCTGGTGGGCATCCTGCTGTACGCCGTGCTCGGCAAGCTGGCCGACGTGTTCGCCCGCGGGCTGGAGCACTGGTGGCTGCGCTGGCATCCCGGCTACCAGAACGCCGCCTGAGGAACCTGCATGACGACGCCATCCACCACCGGCCTGCGGCTGGAGCTGCGCAGCCTGTCCAAGCAATACGGTGCGCGCCAGGTGCTGCGCGGCACGCAGCTGGCCATGGCACCGGGCGAGTTCGTCGCCATCGTCGGCCGCAGCGGCTGCGGCAAGAGCACCCTGCTGCGCCTGGTCGCGGGCCTCGAGACACCCACGGGCGGCGAGCTGCGCATCGACGGCGAACCGGCGGCGGGCCTGCGCGAAGACACCCGCATCATGTTCCAGGACGCGCGCCTGCTGCCCTGGCGCCGCGTGTGGGACAACGTGGTGCTCGGGCTGCCGCCGGCCGAGCGCCCGCGCGCCAGCGAAGTGCTGGGGCAGGTGGGCCTGGGCGACCGCGCCGGCGAATGGCCGGCGCGCCTGTCCGGCGGCCAGCGCCAGCGCGTGGCGCTGGCACGCGCCCTGGTGCACCAGCCGCGGCTGCTGCTGCTCGACGAACCGCTGGGCGCGCTCGACGCGCTCACCCGCATCGAGATGCACCGCCTGGTCGAAAGCCTGTGGCTGCGCCACGGTTTCACCGCGCTGCTGGTGACGCACGACGTGCAGGAAGCCGTCGCGCTGGCCGACCGCGTGATCCTCATTGACGAAGGCCGCATCGCGCTGGACGAGCGCGTCGCGCTGCCGCGGCCGCGCGTGCACGACGCGGCTTTCGCCGCCATCGAGCGGCGCATCCTCGACCGCGTGCTGCAGCTGCCGGCCAGGGACGAGCCCGGCTCGCCCTGGCAGCTGCAGCCGCCGGCCCATGCCCTGCGCTGGGCCATCTGAATTCCAAACCCCGACAGGAGAAACCCATGCCTATCCAGGCCATCAACGTGCGCAACCAGTTCAAGGGCCAGGTGAAGGAAATCCTCCGCGGCGACGTGCTGTCCGAAGTGGACGTGCAGACGCCGTGGGGCATCGTCACCTCGGTCATCACCACCCGCTCGGTCGACGAGCTGCAGCTGAAGGTCGGCTCCGACGTCGTGGCGCTGGTGAAGTCGACGGAGGTGTCGATCGCGAAGCTCTGAACGTCCCCCCGACCCGCGCCCCGACGGCCTGCCCAGGCTGCCGGGGCGCGGTCGTTTGCGCGCGTCCACCAGCACAGATGATTCCGTTCTGTGCTAACGAAAAATGACCATTTCCATTGGTGCGCATGCATCCCTAGAGTCGGTTGCTTTCAAGCAAGGCAAGACTCGACATGTCGCAACGGAAGATGCGCCTCGGCGCATTCATCATGGCCACCGGCCACCACGTCGCCGCCTGGCGGCACCCCGGCTCGCAGGCGGATTCGGGAACCAACATCGACCACTACATCGAGGTCGCGCAGACCGCCGAGCGCGGCCTGTTCGACCAGGTGTTCGTGGCCGACAGCCCGGGCCTGCAGTACAAGGGCGATGACGAAGCCCTGCGCCGGCAGGGCCGCGTCTCGTACTTCGAGCCGGTGACGCTGTGGGCCGCGCTGGCGGCCGTGACGAAGCACATCGGCTTCGTGGCCACCGCGTCGACCACCTATGAAGACCCTTACCTGCTGGCGCGCAAGTTCGCCTCGCTGGACCACATCAGCAAGGGCCGCGCCGCGTGGAACGTGGTCACCACTTCCGCCGACAACGTGCACGGCAACTTCGGCCTGGAGGCGCACCCGGATCCCGCCGTGCGCTACGAGCGCGCCCACGAATTCGTCGACGTGGTCAAGGGCCTGTGGGACAGCTACGACGACGATGCCTTCCTCCGCGACCAGGCATCGGGCGTGTACTTCGACCCGCAGAAGCTGCATGCGCTCAACCACGTCGGCAAGCACTTCCGCGTCAAGGGCCCGCTGAACATCGGGCGGCCGCCGCAAGGCCACCCGGTCATCGTGCAGGCGGGCTCCTCCGAGGACGGCAAGGAGCTGGCCGCGGCCACGGCCGAAGCCATCTTCGCCGCCTGGACCAGCCTGGGCGAAGCGCAGGCCTTCTACCGCGACGTGAAGGGCCGCATGGCCAAGTACGGTCGCCGGCCCGAACAGCTGCTGGTGCTGCCCGGCATCTCGCCGGTGATCGGCCGCACCGAAGACGAGGCGAAGGCGAAGTGGGCGGAGCTGCAAGGCCTGATCCACCCCGCCGTGGGCCTGAACACGCTGGCCAGCTTCTGGCCGATCGCCGAGCTGCGCCGCTTCGAGCTCGATGCGCCGCCGCCCTGGTACCCCGAGCCGCCCAAGGGCATCAACAGCCGCGCCCACGTGGTGATCGAACTCGCGCGCCGCGAGAAGTTCACGGTGCGCCAGCTGTACGAATACCTGGCGGGTGCGCGCGGCCACTGGGTCGTCGTCGGCACGCCGCAGACCATTGCCGACCGCATGCAGGAATGGTTCGAGAACGGCGCGGCGGACGGCTTCAACGTGATGCCGCCAGTGTTGCCGCAGTCGCTGAACGAGTTCGTCGAACTCGTCGTGCCCGAACTGCAGCGGCGCGGGTTGTTCCGCACCGCCTACGAAGGCAGGACGCTGCGCGAGAACCTCGGTCTCGAGCGTCCGGCCAGCCGCTACACCGCATCGGCGCAAGAACTCGCCGCCTGAACCCCCACCAAGGAAGAACCATGAACGATCGTTTGAAGCAGGCGCATGCCTCCCGCTCCGCCGCCGTCAAGGCCGGCCTGGACCATCCCGTCATCGACACCGACGTCCACGTCAACAGCTTCGCCCCGGTGCTGGAGGACTACGTGGCGCAGTACGGCGGCAACCAGCTGGTCGACGCGCTGCGCAAGGCGCTGGGCGGCCGCTTCGTCACCCGCAGCGGCGGCAAGGACTGGTACCAGCAGACGCCGCAGGAGCGCCAGGACAACCGCACGCTGCGCGCGCCCTGGTGGGCGCGCGTCACGCGCAACACTTACGACCTGGCCACGTACACCATTCCCTCGCTGCTGCACGAGCGCCTGGGCGAGCAAGGCTCGGACTACTCGGTGCTGTTCCCCAACGACGTGCTATCACCGGCCGCCGCCGGCAGCGAGTTCCGCCAGCCGCTCCACCGCGCGTTGAACCACTTCCACGCCGACCAGTACCAGGCCTACGCCGACCGCTTGACGCCGGTGGCGGGCATCCCGATGCACACGCCCAAGGAGGCGATCGAGGAGCTCGAGTTCGCGGTGAAGACGCTGGGCCTGAAGGTGATCAACATTCCGGGCGGTGTGCGGCGCCCGATCCGGGCGATCGCCGAGAAATACCCGGCGAAGGAACACCCGGAAGTCGCCAAGCACGCCGGCTACATCGACTTCTACGGCATCGACAGCGAGCATGACTACGACCCGTTCTGGGCCAAGGTGGTGGAGCTCGGCGTGCCGGTGACCACGCACTACGGCAGCCAGGGCTGGACCGGCCGCCAGTCGATCAGCAACTACATGTTCAACCACGTCGGCCACTTCGCCGACGGCTCGCAGGCTTTCGCCAAGGCGCTGTTCTTCGGTGGCGTCACGCGGCGCTTCCCCGGCCTGCGCGTGGGCCTGCTGGAAGGCGGCGCCGATTGGGGTTCGCACGTCTACACGCACCTGGTGGACCGCTGGGAGAAGCGCAACAAGGTGGCCGTGCGCAACTACGACCCGGCCGAAGCCGACGTCGACCTGCTGGCCGCGCTGTTCGAGCGCCATGGCGCCGAGCTGCTGAAGGGGCGCAAGGTGGACAAGTCAACGCTGCTGCGCGACAGCCTCGGCATCTCTGCGCTGCCGCACAGCCGCGAGCCCGACGAATCCGAGATCGACGACTTCGCGCTGGCCGGCATCGAGAAGGTGGAGGACATCCGCGACCGCTGGGTCAACAGCTTCTTCTTCGGCTCCGAGGCCGACGACCGCACGGTGGCCGCTGCCTTCAACGAGCGCGTGCATCCGCTGCGCGTGAAGGTCAACGCGATCTGGTCGTCCGACGTCGGCCACTGGGACGTGCCCGAATTCACCGAGCCGCTGGCCGAGACCTGGGACCTGGTCGAACAGGGCGTGCTCAGCGCCGCGGACTTCAAGGCTTTCGTCTTCGACAACCCCTACCGCTTCTACACCGAAGCCAACCCGCGCTTCTTCGAAGGCACTGAAGTCGGCCGCAAGCTCGCCGCGAAAGGAAAGCAGTAAATGAACAAGACCGTGCAAGCCCTCGCGCGCCGCTGGGGCGCTGTCCTGTCCCTCGCGCTCGCCGCTTCGGCCAGCGCCCATGCCGCGCCGGAAGTCATCCGCATCGGCGTCGCCACTGCCGGCGGCGGCGATCCCGTCACCTGGGGCGGCTCGCCCGGCGGCGTGGCGCGCGTCAACAACTGGCTGGAGGAGGAGTTCAAGGCCTCCGGCATCAAGGTGGAGTGGCTGTTCTTCAAGGGCGCGGGCCCGGCGGTGAACGAGGCGCTGTCCAACAAGCAGATCGACTTCGCCTACCAGGGCGACCTGCCTTCCATTGTCGGCCGCTCCAACGGCCTGAAGACCAAGGTGCTGCTGGTGAGCGGCCAGCGCAACAACCTCTACCTGGTGACGCCGGTCAAGTCGGACGTGCACTCGATCAAGGACCTGAAGGGCCGCACGGTGTCGATCTTCCGCGGCACCAACGGCCACCTGGTCGCCATCAACGTGCTGGCGGCCAACGGGCTGGCCGAGCGCGACGTCAAGGGCGTCAACCTCGACACCGGCAGCTCACAGGCGGCGCTGGTGTCCAACGGCGTGGACGCGGCCTTCGGCGGCTACGAGTGGTTCAAGGTGCGTGACCAGGGGCTGGCCAAGGTGGTCTATTCCACTCGCGGCCAGGACCCGGCCTTCACGCGCCAGGCTTCGCTGCTGGTGCGCAGCGACTTCGAGCAGGCCAACCAGGCCGAGGTGCAGCGCGTGGTCGACGTCTTCGTGCGCGCGGCCAAGTGGTCCTCCGACGAGAAGAACCGCGACGAGCTGTTCGGCATCTGGGCGCGCAGCGGCACGCCGGTCGCGTCCTGGGCCGCGGAGTTCGACCAGCAGTCGCTGGCCGCGCGCAACTCGCCGCTGGTCGACGACTTCATCATCGGCCGCTACAAGGCCGTGGTCGCCGACGCGCTCAAGCTGAAGTTGATCCGCCGCGAGGTGACGGTCGATGACTGGTTCGAGACGCGCTACCTGAAGGCTTCGCTCAAGAAGCAGGGCCTGGAGAACTACTGGACGCCGGCCGACGCCAAGGGGCGCGCCAAGGCGCAGCCGCTCGCCGCGCGCTGAAGGCAGGAGAACCGATGTCCGCAGTCCTGCCTACCTCCGACACCCTGCGCGCACCGGCGCGCGCGCCGCTGCCGTGGCGCCGCCTTGCCGACGGCGTGCTGCCCTTCCTGCTGCCGGCCGTGCTGCTGGCGCTGTGGTTCGCCGGCGCCGAGCGCGGCTGGATCTCGCCGCAGGTGCTGCCGCCGCCGCAGTACGTGTGGGAAACACTGCGCGACCTGGCCGCGAGCGGCGACTTGTGGCACCACGTCAGCACCAGCTTCACGCGGGTCGGGGTCGGCTTCCTCGCCGGCACGCTGGGCGGGCTCGCGCTCGGTTCGGCGATGGGCTTGTCGCGCCGCTTCGAGGCCTATGTGCTGCCCACGTTCAACGCGCTGGTGCAGATCCCCGTGCTCGCCTGGCTGCCCTTCGTGCTGCTGCTGGTGGGCATCGGCGAGCCGCTGAAGTACATCCTGATCGCCAAGGCGGCCCTGGTGCCGGTGGCGCTGAACACGCTGCAGGGCTTCCGCCAGGTGCCGGGGGCGCTGCGCGAAGTGGGGCAGGTGTACGGCTACACGCGCCGGCAGGAAGTGCTGGATATCGTGCTGCCGCACGCGGTGCCCACGCTGTTCACCGGCGTGCGCCTGGGCTTCACCAAGGCCTGGCTGTCGCTGGTGGTGGTGGAACTGGTCGCGTCCAGCGAAGGCCTGGGCTACCTCATCGTCTATGGCCGGCAGCTGTTCCAGTTGGACCAAGTGATGGCCGCGGTGTTCGTCGTGGGCGCGATCGGTTATGCGATCGACCGGCTGCTCGATCGCTTCGAGACGGCGGCGCAGCGTCGCCCGGGAGCCGCGCGATGAGCGCCGAGCTTGCCGCCTTGCAGCCGCCGCGGCCCGCGGCCCAGGGCCGCTGGCGCGGCCTGGTGCTGCCGCTGGCGGCCATCGCGCTGTGGTGGCTGCTGGCCTCGCTGGACATCGTCAACTCCGCGCTGCTGGTCTCGCCGGCCCAGGTGTGGCACACGGCGGCCGACCAGGTCGTGAGCGGCCGGCTCTGGCGCGCGCTGGGCGCCAGCCTGGCGCGCGAGTTCACCGGCTTCACGATCGGCACCGTGACCGGCCTGGTGCTGGGCGCGCTGCTCGGGTTGTCGCCGCTGTTCAACCGCGTCGCCGGCCCCAGCTTCAACACTTTCAAGCAGATCTCGCTGTTCGCGTGGATCCCGCTGATCTCGGTGTGGTTCGGCCTGGGCGACGTCGCCAAGGTGGTCTTCCTGTCGCTGGCCGCGCTGGTGCCGGTGGTGGTGAACACCTGCGACGGCATCCGCACCGTGCCCACCGGCTTGCTGGAGGTGGCGCGGGTCTACGGCTACACGCGCTGGCAGACCGTGACGCAGGTGGTGCTGCCAGCGGCGCTGCCCGCCATCTTCACGGGCGTGTACCTCGCGCTCATCTACTCCTGGCTCGCCACGATCGGCGCCGAGTACCTGCTGGTGGCCGGCAAGGGCATAGGCAACACGCTGATCGAAGGCAGCGAGCACTTCCAGATGGACCTGGTGATCTTCGGCATGGCCGTGGTCGGCACGGTCGGCTGGCTGATGAACGCATCGGCCCGGTTGCTGGAGCGCCGGCTGGCGCGCTGGACCGGCCGCAACAACTGAACCGAACCATGGGCACCGTCATTTCCAACCAACTCGACATCCGCGACGTCGGCAAGCGCTACGCGCATGCGCAGGCCCGCGGCGGGCAACTGCAGGTGCTGGAGCACATCGACCTGCACATCCCCGAAGGCAGCTTCGTCAGCATCGTCGGCGCCAGCGGCTGCGGCAAGTCCACCTTGCTGCGGCTGGTGCTGGGCCTGGACACCGAATACGAAGGCGAGATCCTGCTGGGCGGCCAGCGCATCGCCGGCACCGGGCGCGAGCGCGGCATCGTGTTCCAGGACCATCGCCTCTTCCCCTGGCTGACCGTGGAACAGAACATTGCGGTCGGCCTGCGCAACGCGCCTTTCACGCAGAAGGAAAAGGCCGAACTGGTCGCCGAGCACGTCGCGCTGGTGGGCCTGGGCGGCTTCGAGAAATCGTGGCCGCACCAGATCTCCGGGGGCATGGCGCAGCGCGTCGCCATCGCGCGCGGGCTGGTCAACCGCCCGCGCGTGCTGCTGCTGGACGAGCCCTTCGGCGCGCTCGATGCGCTGACGCGCTCGCGGCTGCAGAACGAGCTGCAGCGCATCTGGCAGAAGGAGCGCATCACGATGCTGCTGGTGACGCACGACGTGGAGGAAGCCGTGTTCCTCGGCGACCGCGTGGTGGTGATGCAGCCCTCGCCGGGCCGCATCCGCCGCATCGTCGACGTGCCGCTGCCGCATCCGCGCAACCGCAGCGACCCGGCGTTCATCCGGCTGCGCGACGACGTGCTGGGCGACTTTTTCGACAACGCATCCAACGGAGAACTCCATTGAGCTTCAACCTGATCCGCAAGCGGCGCGACCTGCTCGTCGCCACCGCCGCCGCGCTGGGCGCGCCGGCGCTCACCGCCTTCGCGCAGTCGCCGCGCGTTCTCCGCGTCGGGCACCAGAAGGGTTTCCTCAGCCTGCTGAAGGCGCGCGGCACGCTGGAGAAGCGGCTTGCGCCGCTGGGCGTGTCGCTGAAGTGGACCGAGTTCACCGCGGGCCCGGTGCAGCTGGAGGCGCTGAACGTCGGCTCCATCGACTTCGGCGACGTCGGCGAGGCGCCGCCGATCTTCGCGCAGGCGGCGGGCGCGCCGCTCGCCTACGTGGCCGCCACCGTGCCGCGCCCGCGCGCCGAGGGTGTGCTGGTGCCCAAGGGCTCCGCCATCCGCAGCGTCGCGGATCTGAAGGGCCGCAAGGTCGCCCTCAACAAGGGCAGCAACGTCCACTACTTCCTGGTCAAGCTGCTGGAGAAGAACGGCCTGCGCTATGGCGACGTCGAAGTCGCCTTCCTGCCGCCGGCCGATGCGCGCGCCGCCTTCGAGAAGGGCTCCGTGGACGCCTGGGTGATCTGGGACCCGTTCTTCGCCGCCGCGGAAAGGACGCTCGATGCACGCCTGCTCGCCGACGCCAGCGGTGTCGTCGGCAACCGCGCCTACTACTTCTCCTCGCTGCCCTACGCGGACCGCAACACCGACGTGCTGCGCATCGCCATCGAGGAGATCAACAAGATCGACATCTGGTCCAAGGTCAACCGCGAGCTGCTGGCCGCCGAACTGGCGCCGCTGTTCGGGCTGCCGAAGCCGGTGGTGGACCTGTCGACCGCGCGCTCCGAGTACGGCACCGGGCCGGTCACGCCGGCCATCATCGCGGAGCAGCAGAAGATTGCCGACACCTTCTTCGACCTGAAGCTGATCCCGCGCCGCATCCAGGTGCGCGACGTCGCCCGTTCGCCCTGGGCCTGAGGCCTTCACGATGAGCGCGCTGGTGTACTTCGACCGCGACGGCGCCTGGGGCGAGACGCTGGTCTGCGAGGGCCGCATCCGCGGCGGCCTGCAAGCCCTGGGCGTGGTGCATGGGCGTGGCAAGGCACCGCCGGGCGTGCCGGTGCTGCGCCCGCAAGGCGAGGCGGCGGTCTTCTACCTGGCGCTCGCGGACGGCTGGGCCGGCCTGCTGTGCGAGGCCGGGGAATGGGTCGCGGTGCCCGAGGGCCTGCACGTGGCTGAACCGCCCGCGCCGTTGCCGGCGCAGGACAGCTTCATCGGGCAGTTGCTGGCGCTGATGGGGGAGGACGGAGAGGAGGCTTGAGCCCCAAAGACCCCCCGCCGCATAAGGATCCAACATCTTGATCTTTGGCGGACCCCGCTCGGCCCTCTACAGTCGGGCGATGGCCGATTTCGATGTAGATGCGATCGTGCGCGACCTGCGCGCAGCACGCCACGACTGGCGCGAGCAGCAAAGGCGTTCGCGCGAACCCGGGGGACGCGAGTTCCCGTCGCGCGAAGCGCTCGCCGGCGCCGTGGAAGGGCTGAAGGGCGCGCTCTTCCCCATGCGCCTGGGGCCGCCGGACGTGCGGCAGGAAGCCGAGGACTTCTACGTCGGCCACACGCTGGACGCCGCGCTGAACGTGCTGCTGGCCCAGGCGCGGCTGGAGCTGCGCTACACCGCGCGGCGCAGTGGCCAGGACGCCGACGCCGAGGCCCTGGAGGCCGCCGCGCAGGATGCGGTGCGCAGCTTTGCCGCCAGCTTGCCGGCGACGCGCCGGCTCCTGGACAACGACGTATTGGCTGCCTACCAGGGCGACCCCGCGGCGCGCAGCGTCGACGAAGTGCTGCTGTGCTATCCCGGCGTGCTGGCGATGATCCACCACCGGCTGGCGCACACGCTGTACACGCTGGGCCTGCCGCTGCTGGCGCGCATCGTCGCCGAACTGGCGCACGGCCAGACCGGCATCGACCTCCACCCCGGCGCGCGCATCGGCGCGGGCTTCTTCATCGACCACGGCACCGGCGTCGTCATCGGCGAGACCGCCGTGATCGGCAACAACGTGCGCATCTACCAGAACGTCACGCTGGGCGCCAAGCGCTTCCCGGTCGGCGAGGACGGCCACCTGCAAAAGGGCCATCCGCGCCATCCGGTGCTGGAGGACGGCGTCGTGATCTATGCGGGCGCGACCATCCTGGGCCGCGTGACCATCGGCCGCGGTGCGGTGATCGGCGGCAACGTGTGGCTGACGCACGATGTGCCGGCGGGCGGCAACGTCACGCAGGCGGACTCGCGGCAGGCCAGCGCCTGATTCAAGAAAAAGAAGACCCCGCCAGGCTGGGCCCGGCGGGGTGAATTGCCCTTTGCGAGGGCAGGGAGACAACCGACTCTCGGATGACGCTTGCAGTCTAGGCGGATTGGTCCCCGGCGCTAACCAACGAATTTCGATTTGCACATGCGCATAAGTTAGGCACGAGATATTCGTTGGAAACGGCGGGCGCGCTGCCCAGAATGCGGCAGATGCAAGAGACCCATCGCGCCGGCTTCACGGCATCCAAGGCTACGGACTTCGATGGCGGCTTCGCGTTCGACCAGCCGGATGCCGTGCCCCTGATCGTTCCCGGCTGGCGCAATTCCGGCCCCGGGCATTGGCAGAGCCTGTGGGCGCAGCGCATTCCCGGCACGCTGCGCGTGCAGCAGGACGACTGGGTCCACCCCACGCGCGATGCCTGGGTGTCGTCCATCACGCGCAGCGTGCTGGAGGCGGACCGACCGGTGGTCATCGTCGCACACAGCCTGGGTTGCATCGCCACGGTGCACCTGCCCGATGACGTGGCGGAGCGCATCGACGGTGCGCTGCTGGTCGCGCCGGCGGACCCGGAGCGGCGCGCGGCGCTGCAGGATTTCGCGCCGGTGCCGCATGCTCGCCTGCCTTATCGCAGCATCGTGGTGGCCAGCGGCAACGACCCCTATTGCCCCGCGCGCCTGGCCGGCGCCTATGCGCGCAACTGGGGCAGCGAGTTCCTGCGCCTGCCCGAGGCCGGGCACATCAACATCGAGTCGGGGCACGGCGAATGGCCGCTCGGCTGGGCGCTGCTGCAGTCGCTGCTGGCCACGGTGCCCGCGCCCTCCCTGCAGGTCGCAGTCTGAAGGACCGGCTCAGTCCCGCGACAGCCGCGGCGACGACGAGGTCAGCGTGTCCGGCGTGTGGAAAGCCATGCGCTCGCGGTTCTCGCCGAGCACGCGGGTCTCGTTGCCGAATTCGACCAGCTGCTGCTGCTCCGGCGTCCAGCGTGGCCAGGGCGTTGCACGCGTGGCGGGATTGCCGGTGCGCGCGAAGGCCAGCAGGCTGTCCATCATGCGCGCCGACAGCTCGCGGTCGAAGGGCGTCCAGTCGCGCGTCGTGCGGAACATGTTGAACGCATCCAGCGTGTCGAAGAAGTAGGGCAGGTCGGAGGTGTGGTACGCGCCGATGGCCGCCGGGTTGTCGTAGAACTTCACGCCCGGCGTGAAGGGATGCACGCGCGAGAACATGAACATGTAGAACGGCGCCTTGCCCGTGCGGCTGTGGGCGGCGGCCCAACTGTGCGCGCCGAGTTCGATCAGGCCTTCGCGGGCGGCCGTCTTGCCCATCTCCTTGGCCTCGGCGTCGGAAGACGCCGGGTACAGCTGCAGGAAGCGTTCGGACTTGTCGCCGAACAGCTTCTTCGCGGTCGCCTGGTACTCGTCGAGGTTGGCCGCGGTGCGCAGCGCGTTGGAGCTCTCGTCGTGCGTGAAGCCGTCGAGGACGGGCACGTCGTTCTGCTTGCCGGCGGCGTAGATGTTGGCCACCGTGTCGGGCAAGAACCAGCCATCGACGATGGGAGGCACGGTGATCGTGCCGGCGCAACCGAGCTGGCAGTCCTTCTGCAGCTCCAGCAGCTTGTCGGCCGGCAGGTTGCGCATCTCGGCCAAGGTGGCGGCGCCGGAGGCCTTCTGCACTTCCAGGCCGACCTTCTCGGCCTCCGCGCGGCCCATCATCGGCCGGCCGGGGTCGAGGAAGGTGCCGCTCATGGCGAAGGCGCGGTGGAACAGGCCCTTGGACAGCGGGCTGGCCGTGTGCGCAGACACGGAAGAAGCGCCGGCCGATTGCCCCGAGATGGTGACGTTGCGCGGGTCGCCGCCGAAGCGCGCGATGTTCCGCTGCACCCATTGCAGCGCCGCGACCTGGTCGAGGAAGCCGTAGTCGCCCGAGCTGTGGTGCGGCGACTCCGCCGCCAGCTCCGGGTGCGCCATGTTGCCGAGGATGCCGAGACGGTAGTTGAAGTTGACGAACACGGCGCCGCGCTTCGCGACGTTCTCGCCGTCATACAGCGCCGAGCCGCTGGAGCCGATCG
Encoded proteins:
- the ssuC gene encoding aliphatic sulfonate ABC transporter permease SsuC — its product is MSGDVPELQTAAGASNEATLAARDRDFLRTAAGAPAGAGLFTGEQLRALAHGLVQRLLPWLLPLLLLVAWQAASSFGWLSTRVLPAPSEVVTAAWNLAASGELWTHVRISAARAFLGLAIGGGLGLALGLLTGSVRTAETLLDSSFQMLRNIPALALIPLVILWFGIDETAKLFLIAISVFFPIYLNTFHGIRNVDPGLVEMGRTYGLSRWQLYRQVILPGALSSILVGLRFSLGLMWVILIVAETISAQSGIGYLTMNAREFLQTDVVLVGILLYAVLGKLADVFARGLEHWWLRWHPGYQNAA
- a CDS encoding amidohydrolase family protein is translated as MNDRLKQAHASRSAAVKAGLDHPVIDTDVHVNSFAPVLEDYVAQYGGNQLVDALRKALGGRFVTRSGGKDWYQQTPQERQDNRTLRAPWWARVTRNTYDLATYTIPSLLHERLGEQGSDYSVLFPNDVLSPAAAGSEFRQPLHRALNHFHADQYQAYADRLTPVAGIPMHTPKEAIEELEFAVKTLGLKVINIPGGVRRPIRAIAEKYPAKEHPEVAKHAGYIDFYGIDSEHDYDPFWAKVVELGVPVTTHYGSQGWTGRQSISNYMFNHVGHFADGSQAFAKALFFGGVTRRFPGLRVGLLEGGADWGSHVYTHLVDRWEKRNKVAVRNYDPAEADVDLLAALFERHGAELLKGRKVDKSTLLRDSLGISALPHSREPDESEIDDFALAGIEKVEDIRDRWVNSFFFGSEADDRTVAAAFNERVHPLRVKVNAIWSSDVGHWDVPEFTEPLAETWDLVEQGVLSAADFKAFVFDNPYRFYTEANPRFFEGTEVGRKLAAKGKQ
- a CDS encoding LLM class flavin-dependent oxidoreductase, whose protein sequence is MSQRKMRLGAFIMATGHHVAAWRHPGSQADSGTNIDHYIEVAQTAERGLFDQVFVADSPGLQYKGDDEALRRQGRVSYFEPVTLWAALAAVTKHIGFVATASTTYEDPYLLARKFASLDHISKGRAAWNVVTTSADNVHGNFGLEAHPDPAVRYERAHEFVDVVKGLWDSYDDDAFLRDQASGVYFDPQKLHALNHVGKHFRVKGPLNIGRPPQGHPVIVQAGSSEDGKELAAATAEAIFAAWTSLGEAQAFYRDVKGRMAKYGRRPEQLLVLPGISPVIGRTEDEAKAKWAELQGLIHPAVGLNTLASFWPIAELRRFELDAPPPWYPEPPKGINSRAHVVIELARREKFTVRQLYEYLAGARGHWVVVGTPQTIADRMQEWFENGAADGFNVMPPVLPQSLNEFVELVVPELQRRGLFRTAYEGRTLRENLGLERPASRYTASAQELAA
- the ssuE gene encoding NADPH-dependent FMN reductase, producing the protein MTVLLLAGSPSEYSRSAALLDEVTARLRGRGLEIERLAVRDLPGQALLTGDFDHLGIVAASGQVQRAQAVVIATPVYKAAYSGVLKAFLDLLPQTALQDKVVLPIATGGSPNHMLALDYALRPVLQSLAARHILPGVYATDSQVTLIPEGSRHVAADIAQRLDDGVNALVQEVQRLQPRAAFPSVQFSELRYSV
- a CDS encoding ATP-binding cassette domain-containing protein, with product MTTPSTTGLRLELRSLSKQYGARQVLRGTQLAMAPGEFVAIVGRSGCGKSTLLRLVAGLETPTGGELRIDGEPAAGLREDTRIMFQDARLLPWRRVWDNVVLGLPPAERPRASEVLGQVGLGDRAGEWPARLSGGQRQRVALARALVHQPRLLLLDEPLGALDALTRIEMHRLVESLWLRHGFTALLVTHDVQEAVALADRVILIDEGRIALDERVALPRPRVHDAAFAAIERRILDRVLQLPARDEPGSPWQLQPPAHALRWAI
- a CDS encoding TOBE domain-containing protein produces the protein MPIQAINVRNQFKGQVKEILRGDVLSEVDVQTPWGIVTSVITTRSVDELQLKVGSDVVALVKSTEVSIAKL